Below is a window of Picosynechococcus sp. PCC 7002 DNA.
TATAGCAGCCACAGACCGCTGATCAAACCGATGGCGATCGCCACGACAATCAAGCTGGTTTGTTGGATACGGGCGAGGATCGGCGCAATTTGGTAGGACACAATCAGGCGATCGCGTTGGAGGACGGCTTCGGGTTTGCGCCAAATTTGGCCATCGTACCAGCCGGATTCTTCGTAGGTGAGTTTCTCGGTTTGGAGGCGATCGCGGATGTAGCGCCACCCCAAGTAAAGACGTAGTAAAACCAAACTCAATAAAAACATCCCGCCGAGATTGGCACTCAAGACCAATTTAATTGGATAGCGGTCGAAGGGAAAACTCGCCCAAGCAATGGGGGTAAAGATGAGGGTCGCCCAAAACCACACCCAGGCTACCTTGCGGATGTAGCAGACCATTTCCATGTTGCCCCAACTAAAAAACCAGGATTCCTTGAGTTGGTCATATTCGTTGAGGGGCTGTTGCTCTTCCGGGACGGGACAAAAGGTAGTGGGAGAATTG
It encodes the following:
- a CDS encoding CGLD27 family protein, with the translated sequence MNNSPTTFCPVPEEQQPLNEYDQLKESWFFSWGNMEMVCYIRKVAWVWFWATLIFTPIAWASFPFDRYPIKLVLSANLGGMFLLSLVLLRLYLGWRYIRDRLQTEKLTYEESGWYDGQIWRKPEAVLQRDRLIVSYQIAPILARIQQTSLIVVAIAIGLISGLWLL